The Verrucomicrobiia bacterium genome has a segment encoding these proteins:
- a CDS encoding methyltransferase, with protein MPPVRDLIRGVKRRLKAFRTAGRPDLDQLLNGYRHTAMLYVAAKLRLPDRLSDLPRSSAELAAQLPAHEPSLNRLLRGLVALGICAQDSAGKFHLTAIGKRLQSTYGGSHFRLALLNGEEYAPAWNHLLHSVRTGEAAFDHAFGQSPWEHRRANPELNESFNQWLEHGATAAGRALVKALDFSRYPTVADVGGGNGWLLAEVLRAHSTVRAMLVDQPHVIEAAQPALTQAGLAGRIQFHAVDFFEAIPAGADLYILKSILHDWNDLQCLTILKRCHAAMRAGQPLLVIERLLPRDATENSPVILGDLHMLAVTGGQERTLQAYESLLVSAGFRMENVTHLRTGHALVKVTRAP; from the coding sequence ATGCCTCCCGTTCGCGATCTGATCCGTGGTGTGAAGCGCCGTCTGAAAGCGTTTCGAACGGCAGGGCGTCCCGACCTCGACCAACTCCTGAATGGTTATCGCCACACGGCCATGCTTTACGTTGCGGCGAAGCTTCGCCTGCCTGACCGTCTCTCTGATCTTCCAAGAAGCAGCGCAGAGCTCGCCGCGCAACTTCCAGCCCATGAACCATCGCTAAATCGCTTGCTGCGCGGATTGGTGGCGCTCGGGATCTGTGCCCAGGATTCCGCGGGAAAATTTCATCTCACAGCAATTGGAAAACGGTTGCAGAGCACTTATGGCGGATCCCATTTCCGGCTCGCGTTGCTCAATGGCGAAGAATACGCGCCCGCATGGAATCACCTGCTCCACAGTGTCCGCACGGGCGAGGCCGCGTTTGATCACGCATTCGGCCAAAGTCCGTGGGAACATCGGCGTGCAAATCCCGAGTTGAATGAGTCGTTCAACCAATGGCTGGAACACGGCGCAACAGCCGCAGGCCGAGCGCTGGTCAAGGCCCTCGACTTCTCCAGATACCCCACGGTGGCGGACGTCGGGGGCGGCAACGGGTGGCTCCTCGCCGAAGTTCTGAGAGCGCATTCCACTGTGCGCGCGATGCTGGTGGACCAGCCGCACGTCATCGAAGCGGCGCAGCCGGCGTTGACACAGGCTGGACTCGCGGGACGCATCCAGTTTCACGCCGTTGACTTTTTCGAAGCGATTCCAGCAGGCGCTGATCTCTACATCCTGAAAAGCATTTTGCATGACTGGAACGATCTTCAATGCCTGACGATATTGAAGCGTTGTCATGCCGCCATGCGTGCAGGCCAGCCGCTGCTCGTCATTGAACGGCTCCTTCCGCGCGACGCGACGGAAAACAGTCCTGTCATTCTTGGCGATCTCCACATGCTCGCTGTGACGGGCGGGCAGGAACGCACGCTTCAAGCGTATGAATCTCTTCTCGTGAGCGCGGGGTTTCGGATGGAAAACGTGACGCACCTTCGAACCGGCCACGCCCTGGTCAAAGTCACCCGCGCTCCATGA
- a CDS encoding alcohol dehydrogenase catalytic domain-containing protein, protein MKAAIFRGTGRFEVIDTHVPAIAPGQALLQLRRVGICGTDLLIFRGGMPHRAKPGRILGHEMVGIIAIPAADGRFGPGDRVVVEPTLSCHTCDACKRGLTHVCENLRFLGIDANGALQEFWAVPGGRLHRVPDSISDDHAAMVEPLAVAVHATRVAQISVKESVVVLGAGTIGSLIGLLAQRAGGRVVLLETNRARREFATTLGLDTCDPTGNVVERVNHWAGGAGADVVIEASGSADAALIMTRLAAVHGRLIVVGIQSQQTAVDLFQVFFRELSLTGIRAYTRADFEMALQLIASGAIDLSPLISHRFSLAAVQEAFELAVSGAGVRKMLIDFTLGKT, encoded by the coding sequence GTGAAGGCCGCCATCTTCCGGGGAACGGGCAGGTTCGAAGTCATTGACACACACGTTCCCGCGATTGCGCCTGGTCAGGCCTTGTTGCAACTGCGGCGCGTCGGCATCTGCGGCACCGACCTCCTGATCTTTCGCGGCGGCATGCCGCATCGCGCAAAACCGGGACGCATCCTGGGTCATGAAATGGTGGGTATCATTGCCATTCCCGCTGCCGATGGACGCTTCGGCCCGGGCGATCGCGTGGTGGTGGAGCCAACCCTTTCCTGCCACACCTGTGATGCATGCAAACGCGGGTTGACGCATGTGTGCGAAAACCTGCGGTTTCTTGGCATCGATGCGAATGGAGCGCTGCAGGAGTTCTGGGCCGTTCCAGGCGGCCGGCTGCATCGCGTTCCTGATTCAATTTCAGACGATCACGCCGCAATGGTTGAGCCGCTCGCGGTTGCCGTTCATGCCACACGTGTTGCACAAATTTCTGTGAAAGAATCCGTGGTGGTGTTGGGTGCGGGAACCATTGGGAGTCTGATCGGCTTGCTTGCGCAGCGAGCAGGCGGGCGAGTTGTGTTGCTAGAAACCAATCGTGCACGGCGGGAATTCGCCACGACGCTCGGACTGGACACCTGCGATCCCACCGGAAACGTCGTGGAACGGGTCAACCATTGGGCGGGCGGGGCGGGAGCTGACGTTGTGATCGAAGCGTCGGGATCCGCGGATGCCGCCTTGATCATGACGCGCCTTGCAGCCGTTCACGGCCGGCTCATCGTCGTTGGAATACAATCGCAGCAAACGGCGGTCGACCTTTTCCAGGTGTTCTTTCGCGAGCTTTCCCTCACAGGCATCCGCGCATACACGCGCGCGGATTTTGAAATGGCGCTGCAACTGATTGCGAGCGGCGCGATCGATCTCTCTCCACTCATCTCGCATCGATTCAGCCTTGCCGCGGTCCAGGAGGCTTTTGAACTTGCCGTCTCCGGAGCGGGAGTCAGGAAGATGCTGATCGACTTCACACTGGGCAAAACCTGA
- a CDS encoding class I SAM-dependent methyltransferase, with translation MNPATVPAYWDLMALQFRHQQPPLRPCAEDVRIHEETLRSWIRHHPNRRMNALLLGVTPELADMNWPDSSQLLAMERSQRMIEHVWPGDIEGHRRVICDNWFSAELPEQSFDVVIGDGVLTGLSYPLRYREIAHRVSRWLRPDGLLLLRAFIRPSVPETLERIAADLVANRIPRFDILKWRLAMSQQETAERGVELNAIHSAWLQLAERFETAIKAARWPQPTIETIELYAGRAERYSFPSLAELDNAFADAFTPVSMTLPRYAFGEQCPIRVYAPRHWGSRRRN, from the coding sequence ATGAACCCTGCAACCGTTCCAGCCTATTGGGATCTCATGGCTCTGCAATTCCGGCATCAACAGCCGCCGTTGCGCCCCTGCGCTGAGGACGTTCGCATCCATGAGGAAACCCTGAGATCGTGGATCCGGCATCATCCCAACCGCCGCATGAATGCCCTGCTGCTCGGAGTCACGCCCGAGCTGGCGGACATGAATTGGCCCGACAGCAGCCAGCTCCTGGCGATGGAAAGGTCACAACGCATGATTGAGCACGTCTGGCCTGGCGACATCGAGGGACACCGCCGCGTGATCTGCGACAACTGGTTTTCAGCTGAGCTGCCAGAGCAATCCTTTGACGTTGTGATTGGGGACGGCGTGCTGACCGGCCTTTCCTATCCACTGCGGTACCGCGAGATTGCACACAGGGTCTCGCGCTGGCTAAGGCCTGACGGCCTGCTGCTGCTCCGCGCATTCATCCGCCCTTCGGTTCCTGAAACGCTCGAACGCATCGCGGCCGATCTCGTGGCGAATCGAATTCCGCGGTTTGATATCCTGAAGTGGCGGCTTGCAATGTCGCAGCAGGAAACGGCTGAGCGCGGGGTCGAATTGAACGCGATCCACTCAGCCTGGCTGCAACTCGCGGAGCGATTCGAAACGGCAATCAAAGCGGCACGCTGGCCGCAACCCACGATCGAGACCATCGAGCTTTATGCGGGCCGCGCAGAGCGTTACTCGTTTCCGTCACTCGCCGAACTGGATAACGCGTTCGCGGATGCATTCACACCCGTGTCGATGACATTGCCGCGATACGCATTTGGGGAGCAGTGTCCCATTCGCGTTTATGCGCCGCGCCACTGGGGGTCTAGAAGAAGGAATTGA
- a CDS encoding UvrD-helicase domain-containing protein: protein MDAAFSRPAPGRFMKDVLTPSQQQAIAARGNVLVVAGAGTGKTSTLVQRCMKLLAEGASLENILMVTFTEAAAVEMRGRIRDAILARLDASSDGGSETLLHFQRQIALLDSAWICTLHSFCLQLVREHFDEIGIDPDVAILDEQQARPLSQQILDAQFEAHYAGSDPASLQVQRLVRIQGRGSDERIRTLVLKLHRYALSLAQPGLWFAQQRTAFESSQPLQWREWFKQGFMEWRQWWLPVLSDFSATPAVAMAVNSLEELPVQPQLTEVGSTLRTIIAADENDENWPLGSKKEVRSQLKQFFTEAEFLASLSPVDGTDALGEDWELVRHDMHTLLELAEEFGVKFSEAKRDMGGIDFADLEQFALRILRDADGQPSPAAQEWRRRLSHVFVDEYQDINAAQDSILSALSREGADANRFLVGDVKQSIYRFRLADPSIFRRYERLWSAETGSWRISLAENFRSRKGILQFVNEWCSALMRDEVGGVSYEPLVFGGPDARGVLASSESGPRVELHLITRSDGSNGESAESPEAGEVADLLGTEREARLVGLRLRALHQAQHAVWDKVQGQFRAVRWSDIAVLLRSPRSRVEAFAKEFAALGIPLEAARGGFLESTEVSDVVALLKLLDNPLQDIPLLAVLHSPFVGMSVSELAEIRAAEQPENRAKYFWQAARHFLESADRTCTAWQKLDRFLQQLSGWRELIRQSSLSHCIETALADTHYELLLRAAPRGEQQAANVRRLLDLAREYDPFQRQGLFRFLRFLAAQEDDPMELEPGAVSLDAVQLTSIHRSKGLEFPVVVLACMGSRFNERDLNESIILDDRYGVCAKVAPPDSDQRYPSLPQWLARRRQRVELLGEELRLLYVALTRARDTILLVGSESRKGNGRWESEELSALSDQEIVCARSCLDWLRLWLPHVTRDGDWTDEHAGRNALLTWSLYDECDPRFVLAPPDSAKPPDAQSEQVFHGLDPRVHERLTWNYPHAAAASQLAKNSVTELRRGAADDDSAAVPYARPRSFQFPAQKARRLSATDTGNAHHLFLQRVSLAAGAAEKNLRNEAKRLKDSGWLTAEQAAALDFSGLAAFWQSGYGREIAMHSAEVHRELAFTARLNPTDLASLGLAAGSALDPQEFIVVQGVADLVVIRPNELWIVDFKTDAVTELEIPAKLRAYQPQLRLYGLALSRIYARPVTRCALYFLATRDLVNVPLPPVSV from the coding sequence ATGGACGCAGCCTTTTCGCGTCCTGCGCCCGGTCGCTTCATGAAGGACGTGCTCACCCCCAGCCAGCAACAGGCAATCGCTGCACGAGGCAACGTGCTCGTTGTCGCGGGGGCCGGCACTGGAAAAACCAGCACGCTGGTGCAGCGATGCATGAAGCTCCTGGCCGAGGGGGCCTCGCTGGAAAACATCCTGATGGTCACGTTCACGGAAGCCGCCGCCGTGGAAATGCGCGGCAGGATCCGCGACGCCATTCTCGCAAGGCTGGATGCATCCAGCGATGGGGGCAGCGAAACATTGCTTCATTTTCAAAGACAGATCGCCCTGCTCGACTCAGCGTGGATCTGCACCCTTCACAGTTTCTGTCTGCAACTGGTGCGCGAGCATTTTGACGAAATCGGAATCGATCCCGACGTTGCAATCCTGGACGAACAGCAGGCCCGCCCGTTGTCTCAGCAAATTCTTGATGCGCAGTTCGAGGCGCATTACGCGGGAAGCGACCCGGCGAGTCTGCAGGTGCAGCGGTTGGTGCGGATTCAGGGACGCGGATCAGACGAGAGAATACGAACGCTGGTCCTGAAGCTGCATCGCTATGCGTTATCGCTCGCACAGCCCGGGCTGTGGTTCGCACAACAACGCACAGCGTTTGAATCTTCACAACCTCTCCAATGGCGCGAATGGTTCAAGCAGGGTTTCATGGAATGGAGGCAATGGTGGCTGCCCGTGCTCAGCGACTTCAGCGCCACCCCTGCCGTTGCGATGGCGGTAAACTCGCTTGAGGAACTGCCCGTTCAGCCGCAACTGACCGAGGTCGGGTCCACCCTTCGCACGATCATTGCTGCCGACGAAAACGACGAGAACTGGCCGCTCGGCTCGAAGAAGGAAGTGCGCAGCCAACTGAAACAGTTCTTCACGGAAGCCGAGTTCCTTGCGTCGCTTTCTCCTGTCGATGGCACCGACGCCCTCGGCGAGGATTGGGAACTGGTGCGTCACGACATGCACACGCTGCTTGAGCTTGCTGAAGAATTTGGAGTGAAATTCAGCGAGGCGAAGCGCGACATGGGAGGGATCGACTTCGCCGACCTCGAACAGTTCGCATTGCGTATTTTGCGTGATGCCGATGGCCAGCCGAGCCCTGCCGCGCAGGAATGGCGCCGCCGCCTGAGCCATGTGTTCGTTGATGAGTATCAGGATATCAACGCGGCACAGGACTCGATCCTGAGCGCCCTCAGCCGCGAAGGCGCGGATGCGAATCGCTTTCTTGTAGGCGACGTGAAGCAGAGCATCTACCGCTTTCGGCTCGCAGATCCCTCCATCTTCCGGCGTTATGAGCGGCTCTGGTCTGCCGAGACGGGGTCATGGCGCATTTCACTCGCGGAGAATTTTCGAAGTCGCAAGGGCATCCTGCAATTCGTCAACGAATGGTGCAGCGCCCTGATGCGTGACGAGGTGGGCGGCGTCAGTTATGAGCCGCTCGTTTTTGGCGGCCCCGATGCGCGCGGTGTTCTTGCGTCGAGTGAATCCGGCCCGCGCGTTGAACTGCATCTGATCACGCGCAGCGACGGCAGCAATGGTGAATCCGCCGAAAGCCCTGAAGCCGGCGAGGTGGCGGACTTGCTGGGAACGGAGCGCGAGGCGCGCCTCGTCGGGTTGCGACTGCGGGCACTGCATCAGGCGCAGCACGCGGTCTGGGACAAGGTGCAGGGGCAGTTCCGAGCGGTGCGCTGGAGCGACATTGCGGTGCTGCTGCGTTCCCCAAGAAGCCGTGTGGAGGCATTTGCCAAGGAATTTGCGGCGCTTGGAATTCCGCTCGAGGCGGCCCGCGGCGGATTTCTCGAGAGCACGGAAGTCAGCGACGTCGTTGCGCTATTGAAGCTGCTTGATAATCCATTGCAGGACATTCCGCTGCTGGCAGTGCTGCACTCGCCGTTCGTTGGAATGTCGGTTTCGGAACTGGCAGAGATTCGCGCCGCGGAACAGCCGGAGAATCGTGCGAAGTATTTCTGGCAGGCGGCCCGCCATTTTCTCGAGTCGGCCGATCGCACCTGCACTGCCTGGCAGAAGCTGGACAGGTTCCTTCAGCAGTTGAGCGGCTGGCGCGAACTCATCCGCCAGAGCTCGCTCTCTCACTGTATTGAAACCGCGCTCGCCGACACGCATTACGAACTTCTGTTGCGAGCGGCGCCGCGCGGGGAACAACAGGCCGCGAACGTCCGCCGCCTTCTGGACCTGGCTCGCGAGTATGATCCCTTCCAGCGGCAGGGCCTCTTTCGGTTTCTTCGTTTTTTGGCGGCGCAGGAGGACGATCCCATGGAACTCGAGCCCGGCGCGGTTTCGCTCGATGCCGTCCAGTTGACGAGCATTCATCGCAGCAAGGGTCTTGAGTTTCCAGTCGTCGTGCTCGCGTGCATGGGTTCGCGCTTCAACGAACGCGACCTGAACGAAAGCATCATTCTCGACGACCGCTACGGCGTGTGCGCGAAGGTTGCGCCGCCCGACAGTGACCAGCGATATCCAAGCCTTCCGCAATGGCTCGCCCGCAGGCGGCAGCGGGTTGAATTGCTTGGCGAGGAATTGCGCCTGCTCTACGTAGCACTGACCCGCGCGCGGGACACCATTTTGCTGGTCGGTTCGGAATCGCGCAAGGGGAACGGCCGCTGGGAGTCGGAAGAGCTTTCAGCCTTGTCGGACCAGGAGATCGTGTGCGCGCGCAGCTGCCTGGACTGGCTGCGGCTCTGGCTGCCGCACGTCACGCGGGATGGCGATTGGACCGATGAACATGCGGGCCGCAACGCGCTGCTGACGTGGTCACTTTACGATGAGTGCGATCCACGCTTTGTTCTCGCGCCCCCCGATTCAGCCAAGCCGCCGGATGCGCAATCGGAACAGGTTTTCCACGGGTTGGATCCGCGGGTGCATGAACGTCTCACCTGGAATTACCCGCACGCGGCGGCGGCATCGCAACTCGCGAAGAACAGCGTCACGGAATTGCGTCGCGGGGCTGCCGATGACGACTCCGCGGCGGTGCCGTATGCACGACCGCGATCCTTTCAATTCCCCGCACAAAAAGCACGGCGCCTCAGCGCGACTGACACTGGAAACGCCCACCACCTTTTTCTCCAGCGCGTTTCGCTGGCCGCCGGGGCCGCGGAAAAAAATTTGCGAAACGAGGCGAAACGCCTGAAGGACAGCGGATGGCTTACGGCGGAACAAGCCGCGGCACTTGATTTCTCTGGCCTGGCTGCGTTCTGGCAATCTGGCTACGGACGCGAAATCGCGATGCATTCGGCAGAGGTGCACCGTGAGCTTGCCTTCACCGCGCGCCTCAACCCCACGGATCTCGCATCGCTGGGATTGGCAGCGGGAAGCGCGCTTGACCCGCAGGAGTTCATCGTTGTCCAGGGAGTAGCCGACCTTGTCGTGATCCGTCCGAACGAACTGTGGATTGTGGATTTCAAAACGGATGCGGTGACGGAACTTGAGATTCCGGCGAAGTTGCGGGCTTATCAACCACAGCTGCGCCTCTACGGGCTGGCCTTGTCGCGCATTTACGCGCGGCCGGTGACGCGTTGTGCACTATATTTCCTGGCCACACGGGACCTGGTGAACGTGCCGCTGCCGCCTGTATCCGTCTGA